One segment of Neoarius graeffei isolate fNeoGra1 chromosome 20, fNeoGra1.pri, whole genome shotgun sequence DNA contains the following:
- the LOC132869296 gene encoding parvalbumin-7-like translates to MAMSNILNADDIKKALDAFKAADSFDHKKFFDMVGLKAKSADDVKKAFHVLDADNSGFIEEEELKFVLKGFATNGRDLTDKETKAFLEAADKDGDGKIGVEEFVALVHE, encoded by the exons ATGGCAATGAGCAACATCCTGAATGCTGATGACATTAAGAAAGCTCTTGATGCATTCAAAG cTGCTGACTCATTCGACCATAAGAAGTTTTTTGACATGGTGGGGCTGAAGGCAAAATCGGCCGATGATGTGAAGAAGGCCTTCCATGTACTGGACGCTGACAACAGTGGATTTATAGAGGAAGAGGAGCTAAA ATTCGTGTTGAAGGGCTTTGCTACTAATGGAAGAGATCTGACTGATAAAGAAACCAAAGCCTTCTTAGAGGCAGCTGATAAAGATGGAGATGGCAAGATTGGAGTGGAAG agTTTGTTGCTCTTGTCCATGAGTAA